Proteins encoded by one window of Streptomyces sp. ALI-76-A:
- the scy gene encoding polarized growth protein Scy, which produces MRGYESQEREPAADVDHLTRFEAEMKRLKTEREKAIQHAEDLGYQVEVLRAKLHEARRTIMSRPSFDGGDLGYQAEQLLRNAQVQADQLRQEAERELSQARAQTQRILQEHAEQAARLQAELHQEAVTRRQQLDQELAERRQTVESHVNENVAWAEQLRARTEQQARRLLEESRAEAEQAMAAARAEAERLTGEARQRLQSEAESARTEAEQLLRRARADAERLLNAASAQAQEATDHAEQLRTSTATESDAARREALELSRAAEQRMTAADAALREARSEAEKVLAEAKAAAEKALSSAESANEQRTRTAKEQVARLVSEATKEAESTRADAEQLVADARAEAEKLLDEAAEKARTLTAEESATQLSKAAKTAEDVLNKAQEDARRTTRAASEEAERIRREAESEADRLRAEAHDIAEQLKGAAKDDTKEYRAKTVELQEEARRLRGEAEQLRSDAVAEGEKIRGEARKEAVQQIEEAARTAEELLSKARADADELRQKATTDSEKVRTEAIERATSLRRQAEETLERTRKEAERHRAEAVEQSEGIKADAERAARELHEETEQAIEARRAEAATELTRLRTEAEERLTAAEQALADAREEASRIRREAAEEADRLRAEAAERIRTLQQQAEAEADRLRTEAAADASASRAEGETVAVRLRSEAAAEAERLKSEAQDTADRVRAEAQAAAERLATEATETLAAAQEEANRRRREAEEILGAAREEAGQERERAREQSEELLASARRRVEEAQAEAVRLVEEADRRATEMVSAAELHAQQVRDSVAGLHEQAQEEIAGLRSAAEHVADRTRREAQEEADRVRGDAYAERERATEDANRVRREATEETDAAKALAERTVSEAIAEAERLRSDAAEHAQRVRTEASETIAEADQAAARTRADAREDANRIRSDAATQADTLITEARNEAERLTTETLTDTDRLRQETVAEAERLRSETVTEAERVRSEALAQAEQLVADASGEAERLRAAAAETVGSAQQHAERIRGESARIKAEAADEAERLVTAAREKAERTLDEARKEANKRRSEAAEQVDTLITETAAEADKLLTEAQQQAQKTTADAEAQADTMVGVARTEADRLVSEATVEGNALVERARTDADELLVGARRDATAIRERAEELRDRITSEIENLHERARREAAETMKSTGDRCDALIKAAEEQLAKAESKARELVSEANSEAGKVRIAAVKKAEGLLKEAELKKATLIKEAEELRAEAIREARRTVEEGKRELEILVRRREDINAEISRVQDVLEALESFEAPVAGKDGGVKAGAAVGAPRSGGKSSEG; this is translated from the coding sequence GTGCGGGGCTACGAGAGCCAGGAGCGGGAACCGGCGGCTGACGTCGATCACCTCACTCGTTTCGAAGCCGAGATGAAGCGGCTGAAGACCGAGCGGGAAAAGGCGATCCAGCACGCCGAGGACCTCGGCTACCAGGTCGAGGTGCTGCGCGCCAAGTTGCACGAGGCGCGGCGCACCATCATGTCCCGGCCCTCCTTCGACGGCGGTGACCTCGGCTACCAGGCCGAACAGCTGCTGCGCAACGCGCAGGTCCAGGCCGACCAGCTGCGCCAGGAGGCCGAGCGCGAGCTGAGCCAGGCCCGGGCGCAGACCCAGCGCATCCTCCAGGAGCACGCCGAGCAGGCCGCCCGGCTCCAGGCGGAGCTGCACCAGGAGGCGGTCACCCGCCGCCAGCAGCTGGACCAGGAGCTGGCCGAGCGCCGGCAGACCGTCGAGTCGCACGTCAACGAGAACGTGGCCTGGGCGGAGCAGCTGCGCGCCCGGACCGAGCAGCAGGCCCGCCGGCTCCTCGAGGAGTCCCGCGCGGAGGCCGAGCAGGCCATGGCGGCCGCCCGCGCGGAGGCCGAGCGGCTGACCGGCGAGGCCCGCCAGCGGTTGCAGAGCGAGGCCGAGTCGGCCCGTACCGAGGCCGAGCAGCTGCTGCGCCGCGCCCGCGCGGACGCCGAGCGGCTGCTGAACGCCGCCTCCGCCCAGGCTCAGGAGGCCACCGACCACGCCGAGCAGCTGCGGACGTCCACCGCGACCGAGTCGGACGCGGCCCGCCGTGAGGCGCTGGAGCTGAGCCGGGCCGCCGAGCAGCGCATGACGGCGGCCGACGCGGCCCTGCGCGAGGCGCGCTCCGAGGCGGAGAAGGTGCTCGCCGAGGCCAAGGCGGCCGCCGAGAAGGCGCTGTCGAGCGCGGAGTCGGCGAACGAGCAGCGCACCCGCACGGCGAAGGAACAGGTCGCCCGGCTGGTCAGCGAGGCCACCAAGGAGGCCGAGTCCACCCGGGCGGACGCCGAACAGCTGGTCGCGGACGCCCGCGCCGAGGCCGAGAAGCTGCTCGACGAGGCCGCCGAGAAGGCCCGCACGCTCACCGCCGAGGAGAGCGCCACCCAGCTGTCCAAGGCGGCCAAGACGGCCGAGGACGTCCTCAACAAGGCCCAGGAGGACGCCAGGCGGACCACCAGGGCGGCCTCCGAGGAGGCCGAGCGGATCCGCCGGGAGGCCGAGAGCGAGGCGGACCGGCTGCGGGCCGAGGCGCACGACATCGCCGAGCAGCTCAAGGGCGCGGCGAAGGACGACACCAAGGAGTACCGGGCCAAGACGGTCGAGCTCCAGGAGGAGGCCCGCCGGCTGCGCGGCGAGGCCGAGCAGTTGCGCTCCGACGCGGTCGCCGAGGGCGAGAAGATCCGCGGGGAGGCCCGCAAGGAGGCCGTCCAGCAGATCGAGGAGGCGGCCAGGACCGCCGAGGAGCTGCTGTCCAAGGCCAGGGCCGACGCGGACGAGCTGCGCCAGAAGGCCACCACGGACAGCGAGAAGGTCCGCACGGAGGCCATCGAGCGGGCCACCTCCTTGCGCCGGCAGGCCGAGGAGACCCTGGAGCGCACCCGCAAGGAGGCCGAGCGGCACCGCGCCGAGGCGGTCGAGCAGTCCGAGGGCATCAAGGCCGACGCCGAGCGGGCCGCGCGCGAGCTGCACGAGGAGACCGAGCAGGCGATAGAGGCCCGCCGCGCGGAGGCCGCCACCGAACTGACCCGGCTGCGCACCGAGGCCGAGGAGCGCCTCACCGCCGCCGAGCAGGCGCTGGCCGACGCCCGCGAGGAGGCCTCGCGGATCCGCCGGGAGGCCGCCGAGGAGGCCGACCGGCTGCGCGCCGAGGCCGCCGAGCGGATCCGTACGCTCCAGCAGCAGGCCGAGGCCGAGGCGGACCGGCTGCGCACCGAGGCCGCCGCCGACGCGTCCGCGTCCCGCGCGGAGGGCGAGACCGTCGCCGTACGCCTGCGGTCGGAGGCCGCCGCCGAGGCGGAGCGGCTGAAGTCGGAGGCGCAGGACACCGCCGACCGGGTGCGGGCGGAGGCGCAGGCCGCCGCCGAGCGGCTGGCGACGGAGGCCACCGAGACGCTGGCCGCCGCGCAGGAGGAGGCCAACCGGCGCCGCCGCGAGGCCGAGGAGATCCTCGGCGCGGCCCGCGAGGAGGCCGGCCAGGAGCGCGAGCGGGCCCGCGAGCAGAGCGAGGAGCTGCTGGCCTCGGCGCGCAGGCGCGTGGAGGAGGCGCAGGCCGAGGCCGTACGGCTGGTCGAGGAGGCGGACCGGCGGGCCACCGAGATGGTGTCGGCCGCCGAGCTCCACGCCCAGCAGGTGCGGGACTCGGTCGCCGGTCTGCACGAGCAGGCGCAGGAGGAGATCGCCGGGCTGCGCAGTGCCGCCGAGCACGTGGCGGACCGTACCCGCCGTGAGGCCCAGGAGGAGGCGGACCGGGTCCGCGGCGACGCGTACGCGGAGCGGGAACGGGCCACCGAGGACGCCAACCGGGTCCGGCGCGAGGCGACCGAGGAGACGGACGCCGCCAAGGCGCTCGCCGAGCGCACGGTGTCGGAGGCGATCGCGGAGGCCGAGCGGCTGCGCTCGGACGCGGCCGAGCACGCCCAGCGGGTGCGCACGGAGGCCTCGGAGACCATCGCGGAGGCCGACCAGGCCGCCGCCCGCACCCGGGCGGACGCCCGCGAGGACGCCAACCGCATCCGGTCGGACGCGGCGACTCAGGCCGACACCCTCATCACCGAGGCGCGCAACGAGGCCGAGCGGCTGACCACCGAGACCCTCACGGACACCGACCGGCTGCGTCAGGAGACGGTCGCGGAGGCGGAGCGGCTGCGCTCCGAGACGGTCACGGAGGCCGAGCGCGTCCGGTCCGAGGCGCTCGCCCAGGCCGAGCAGCTGGTCGCGGACGCGAGCGGCGAGGCGGAGCGGCTGCGGGCCGCGGCCGCCGAGACGGTCGGGTCGGCCCAGCAGCACGCCGAGCGGATCCGCGGCGAGTCGGCGCGGATCAAGGCGGAGGCGGCGGACGAGGCCGAGCGGCTGGTCACCGCGGCGCGCGAGAAGGCCGAGCGCACGCTCGACGAGGCCCGCAAGGAGGCCAACAAGCGGCGTTCCGAGGCGGCCGAGCAGGTCGACACGCTCATCACGGAGACCGCGGCCGAGGCCGACAAGCTGCTCACCGAGGCCCAGCAGCAGGCGCAGAAGACCACCGCGGACGCGGAGGCCCAGGCCGACACCATGGTCGGGGTGGCCCGCACCGAGGCGGACCGGCTGGTGTCCGAGGCGACGGTCGAGGGCAACGCGCTGGTGGAGAGGGCCCGGACGGACGCGGACGAGCTGCTCGTCGGCGCCCGCCGGGACGCCACCGCCATAAGGGAACGCGCGGAGGAGCTGCGCGACCGCATCACGAGCGAGATCGAGAACCTGCACGAGCGGGCCCGCCGCGAGGCCGCCGAGACGATGAAGTCGACCGGCGACCGGTGCGACGCGCTCATCAAGGCCGCCGAGGAGCAGCTCGCGAAGGCGGAGTCCAAGGCCCGGGAGCTGGTCTCGGAGGCCAATTCCGAGGCGGGCAAGGTGCGGATCGCCGCCGTGAAGAAGGCCGAGGGACTGCTCAAGGAGGCCGAGCTGAAGAAGGCCACGCTGATCAAGGAGGCCGAGGAACTCAGGGCCGAGGCGATCCGCGAGGCGCGGCGCACGGTCGAGGAGGGCAAGCGCGAGCTGGAGATCCTGGTGCGCCGGCGTGAGGACATCAACGCCGAGATCTCCCGTGTCCAGGACGTCCTGGAGGCGTTGGAATCCTTCGAGGCCCCGGTGGCGGGCAAGGACGGTGGCGTCAAGGCGGGCGCCGCGGTCGGTGCTCCCCGTTCGGGCGGCAAGTCGTCGGAGGGTTAG
- the mce gene encoding methylmalonyl-CoA epimerase, which translates to MLTRIDHIGIACHDLDATVEFYRATYGFEVFHSEVNEEQGVREAMLKINDTSDGGASYLQLLEPTREDSTVAKWLAKNGEGVHHIAFGTADVDGAAADIKDKGVRVLYEEPRRGSMGSRITFLHPKDCHGVLTELVTSAPVESPEH; encoded by the coding sequence ATGCTGACGCGAATCGACCACATCGGGATCGCCTGCCACGACCTCGACGCGACCGTCGAGTTCTACCGGGCCACATACGGCTTCGAGGTGTTCCACTCCGAGGTCAACGAGGAGCAGGGCGTACGCGAGGCCATGCTCAAGATCAACGATACGTCCGACGGCGGGGCTTCGTACCTCCAGCTGCTGGAGCCGACCCGGGAGGACTCCACCGTCGCGAAGTGGCTCGCGAAGAACGGCGAGGGCGTGCATCACATCGCTTTCGGTACGGCGGATGTCGACGGCGCCGCCGCGGACATCAAGGACAAGGGCGTACGCGTTCTGTACGAAGAGCCGCGACGCGGCTCCATGGGGTCACGAATCACCTTCCTGCACCCCAAGGACTGCCATGGCGTACTGACAGAACTGGTCACTTCGGCGCCTGTTGAGTCACCTGAGCACTGA
- a CDS encoding acetyl-CoA C-acetyltransferase encodes MTGSNSTTSVIVAGARTPMGRLLGSLKSFSGADLGGFAIKAALDRAGIGGDQVQYVIMGQVLQAGAGQIPARQAAVKAGIPMNVPALTVNKVCLSGLDAIALADQLIRAGEFDVIVAGGQESMTNAPHLLPKSRAGFKYGAIEMLDAMAHDGLTDAFENIAMGESTEKHNTRLGIERPEQDEFAALSHQRAAAAQKNGLFDAEITAVEIPQRKGEPVVVGTDEGIRPETTAESLGKLRPAFAKDGTITAGSASQISDGAAAVVVMSKAKAQELGLAWIAEIGAHGNVAGPDNSLQSQPSNAILHALKKDGLDVSDLDLIEINEAFAAVAVQSMKDLGVSTERVNVNGGAIALGHPIGMSGARLVLHLALELQRRGGGVGAAALCGGGGQGDALIVRVPKA; translated from the coding sequence ATGACTGGATCGAACAGCACGACCTCGGTGATCGTCGCGGGCGCCCGGACGCCCATGGGACGGTTGCTGGGCTCGCTGAAGTCCTTCTCCGGGGCCGACCTCGGCGGCTTCGCGATCAAGGCCGCCCTCGACCGTGCGGGCATCGGCGGCGACCAGGTGCAGTACGTGATCATGGGCCAGGTGCTCCAGGCCGGGGCGGGGCAGATCCCGGCCCGGCAGGCCGCGGTCAAGGCCGGCATCCCGATGAACGTCCCGGCGCTCACCGTCAACAAGGTGTGCCTGTCGGGCCTCGACGCCATCGCCCTGGCCGACCAGCTGATCCGCGCGGGTGAGTTCGACGTGATCGTGGCGGGCGGCCAGGAGTCCATGACCAACGCCCCCCACCTGCTGCCGAAGTCCCGCGCGGGCTTCAAGTACGGCGCGATCGAGATGCTCGACGCGATGGCGCACGACGGTCTGACCGACGCCTTCGAGAACATCGCGATGGGCGAGTCGACGGAGAAGCACAACACCCGCCTCGGCATCGAGCGCCCCGAGCAGGACGAGTTCGCCGCCCTCTCCCACCAGCGCGCCGCCGCCGCCCAGAAGAACGGCCTGTTCGACGCCGAGATCACCGCCGTGGAGATCCCGCAGCGCAAGGGCGAGCCGGTCGTCGTCGGCACCGACGAGGGCATCCGGCCCGAGACCACCGCCGAGTCGCTGGGCAAGCTGCGCCCGGCGTTCGCGAAGGACGGCACGATCACGGCGGGCTCCGCCTCGCAGATCTCCGACGGCGCCGCCGCGGTGGTCGTGATGAGCAAGGCGAAGGCGCAGGAGCTGGGCCTCGCGTGGATCGCGGAGATCGGGGCCCACGGCAATGTGGCGGGCCCGGACAACTCGCTCCAGTCACAGCCGTCCAACGCGATCCTGCACGCCCTGAAGAAGGACGGCCTGGACGTCTCCGACCTCGACCTGATCGAGATCAACGAGGCCTTCGCGGCGGTCGCCGTGCAGTCAATGAAGGACCTCGGAGTTTCCACGGAAAGGGTGAACGTCAACGGCGGTGCCATCGCTCTGGGTCACCCGATCGGCATGTCCGGCGCCCGTCTCGTGCTGCACCTGGCGCTGGAGCTGCAGCGGCGCGGCGGTGGCGTGGGCGCGGCGGCGCTGTGCGGCGGCGGCGGCCAGGGTGACGCGCTGATCGTGCGGGTGCCCAAGGCCTGA
- the meaB gene encoding methylmalonyl Co-A mutase-associated GTPase MeaB gives MQDVSTLVAQAREGRPRAVARLISLVEGASPQLREVMATLAPLTGGAYVVGLTGSPGVGKSTSTSALVTAYRKQGKRVGVLAVDPSSPFSGGALLGDRVRMSEHASDPGVYIRSMATRGHLGGLAWAAPQAIRVLDAAGCDVILVETVGVGQSEVEIASQADTSVVLLAPGMGDGIQAAKAGILEIGDVYVVNKADRDGADATARELNHMLGLGESRGPGDWRPPIVKTVAARGEGVEEVVEALEKHRAWMEERGVLSDRRRARAAHEVEAIAVTALRERIGDLHGDRRLSALAERIVAGELDPYRAADELVTGLTQT, from the coding sequence ATGCAGGACGTCTCCACACTGGTCGCCCAGGCCAGGGAGGGCCGGCCCCGGGCCGTGGCCCGGCTGATCTCCCTGGTGGAGGGGGCGTCCCCGCAGCTCAGGGAGGTCATGGCGACGCTGGCTCCGCTGACCGGCGGGGCGTACGTGGTCGGGCTGACCGGTTCACCGGGGGTCGGCAAGTCGACATCGACGTCGGCCCTGGTGACGGCGTACCGCAAGCAGGGCAAGCGGGTCGGCGTGCTCGCCGTCGACCCGTCCTCGCCGTTCTCCGGCGGGGCGCTGCTGGGCGACCGGGTGCGCATGTCGGAGCACGCGTCCGACCCCGGGGTCTACATCCGCTCGATGGCGACCCGCGGCCACCTGGGCGGTCTCGCCTGGGCGGCCCCGCAGGCGATCCGTGTGCTGGACGCGGCGGGCTGCGACGTGATCCTGGTCGAGACGGTCGGTGTCGGCCAGTCGGAGGTCGAGATCGCGTCCCAGGCGGACACCAGCGTGGTCCTGCTGGCACCCGGCATGGGTGACGGCATCCAGGCGGCCAAGGCCGGGATCCTGGAGATCGGCGACGTGTACGTCGTCAACAAGGCCGACCGGGACGGCGCGGACGCCACGGCCCGCGAGCTGAACCACATGCTGGGCCTCGGCGAGTCCCGCGGCCCCGGTGACTGGCGCCCGCCCATCGTCAAGACGGTCGCCGCGCGCGGCGAGGGCGTCGAGGAGGTCGTCGAGGCGCTGGAGAAGCACCGGGCGTGGATGGAGGAGCGGGGCGTCCTGTCCGACCGGCGTCGCGCCCGCGCGGCCCACGAGGTGGAGGCCATCGCCGTCACGGCCCTGCGTGAACGCATCGGCGACCTGCACGGGGACCGCCGGCTCAGCGCCCTGGCCGAGAGGATCGTCGCCGGCGAGCTGGACCCGTACCGGGCGGCGGACGAACTGGTGACGGGCCTGACACAGACCTGA
- a CDS encoding PepSY domain-containing protein, translated as MKRNIVIAAVTAAALAGGGTATALAVTDDGEGTARQTADAARTGTDARDDDRDDDGSDDAGEDTREDRNDDADRVAAAKVTAADAIAAALKHSPGTAVSAELDDEDGQDDQDDDRNGRAADGGDAAVVWEVGVLAGDDTWHSVRIDPASGKVLGSHTGSEDDTAQVRAALKGASVTAADAARAAAGKGTVTSVDLDEDGASRSWDVETRTSGEAEEDWNVGLRTGKVTADTADDDSGQDAGRDQDDDNGNDDA; from the coding sequence ATGAAGCGCAACATCGTGATCGCCGCCGTCACGGCCGCCGCCCTGGCCGGAGGCGGCACCGCCACGGCTCTCGCGGTGACGGATGACGGCGAGGGGACGGCACGGCAGACGGCGGACGCGGCGCGGACGGGCACGGACGCCCGGGACGACGACCGGGACGACGACGGAAGCGACGACGCCGGCGAGGACACGCGCGAGGACCGGAACGACGACGCGGACCGTGTCGCGGCCGCGAAGGTGACGGCGGCCGACGCCATCGCCGCCGCGCTGAAGCACTCGCCCGGCACGGCCGTCTCCGCCGAGCTGGACGACGAGGACGGCCAGGACGACCAGGACGACGACCGGAACGGCCGGGCCGCGGACGGCGGTGACGCGGCGGTCGTCTGGGAGGTCGGGGTGCTGGCCGGCGACGACACCTGGCACAGCGTGCGGATCGACCCCGCGAGCGGGAAGGTGCTCGGCTCGCACACCGGGAGCGAGGACGACACCGCTCAGGTGCGCGCCGCGCTGAAGGGCGCGTCGGTGACGGCGGCGGACGCGGCGCGGGCGGCGGCCGGCAAGGGCACGGTGACCTCGGTGGACCTGGACGAGGACGGCGCGTCCAGGAGCTGGGACGTGGAGACGCGGACCTCCGGCGAGGCCGAGGAGGACTGGAACGTCGGGCTGAGGACCGGGAAGGTCACGGCGGACACGGCGGACGACGACAGTGGCCAGGACGCCGGTCGGGACCAGGACGACGACAACGGCAACGACGACGCCTGA
- a CDS encoding response regulator transcription factor yields MRLLIVEDEKRLALSLAKGLTAEGYAVDVVHDGREGLHRATEGTYDLVILDIMLPGLNGYRVCGALRAAGHDVPILMLTAKDGEYDEAEGLDTGADDYLTKPFSYVVLVARIKALLRRRAQGGGASPVHVLGDLKVDTAARRVFLGEDEVVLTAKEFSVLEHLVLRAGEVVSKADILEHVWDFAYDGDPNIVEVYVSTLRRKLRAELIRTVRGAGYRLEAER; encoded by the coding sequence ATGCGCCTGTTGATCGTCGAGGACGAAAAGCGGCTGGCCCTGTCGCTCGCCAAGGGTCTGACCGCCGAGGGGTACGCCGTGGACGTCGTCCACGACGGCCGGGAGGGCCTGCACCGGGCCACCGAGGGCACGTACGACCTCGTGATCCTGGACATCATGCTGCCGGGCCTCAACGGCTACCGGGTGTGCGGCGCCCTGCGTGCCGCCGGCCACGACGTGCCGATCCTGATGCTCACCGCCAAGGACGGCGAGTACGACGAGGCGGAGGGCCTCGACACGGGCGCCGACGACTACCTCACCAAGCCGTTCTCGTACGTCGTCCTCGTCGCCCGGATCAAGGCGCTGCTGCGCCGCCGCGCGCAGGGAGGCGGCGCCTCGCCCGTGCACGTCCTCGGCGACCTCAAGGTCGACACGGCCGCCCGCCGGGTCTTCCTCGGCGAGGACGAGGTCGTCCTCACCGCGAAGGAGTTCTCCGTCCTGGAGCACCTCGTGCTGCGGGCCGGCGAGGTGGTGTCCAAGGCCGACATCCTGGAGCACGTCTGGGACTTCGCGTACGACGGCGATCCGAACATCGTCGAGGTGTACGTCAGCACCCTCCGGCGCAAGCTGCGCGCCGAACTCATCCGGACGGTCCGCGGCGCCGGCTACCGGCTGGAGGCGGAACGATGA
- a CDS encoding HAMP domain-containing sensor histidine kinase, which yields MSRLFGSVRSRATLAATLVVAVALVAAGAAVLLSLRSNLIGQAGTEAERTARSVASELSVGKTPEQLALDADEGPVQVVDEHGTLVAVSEDLERISGAGTPEVKARPSTTTAPEGDEDGDDDAHAGDSLEPGEIDDSTTFTNGSVTVDQDTADYRFAAVKVETEQQGTLTVWAGAPLSAEQGAVRTALTVMLIGFPLLLAVVAAVTWLVTRRALRPVEGISGEMAAITASEDLARRVPVPDTHDEVARLARTTNETLAALEASVERQRRFVADASHELRSPIASLRTQLEVGAAHPELLDVEGAVEDTVRLQRLAADLLLLARLDAGDRPATDARFDLAALVREQAEGRPGVTVRAPEAVRTAGSRGQVGRLLTNLLDNARRHARHTVAVSVRCEGEWAVAQVADDGDGVPEEDRERIFERFVRLDDARSRDDGGAGLGLAIARDVAVRHGGSLTVRDAPAGGALFELRLPLA from the coding sequence ATGAGCCGCCTGTTCGGCTCCGTCCGGTCCCGGGCGACCCTCGCGGCCACCCTGGTCGTCGCCGTGGCGCTGGTGGCGGCCGGGGCGGCCGTGCTGCTGTCCCTGCGGTCCAACCTCATCGGCCAGGCGGGCACGGAGGCGGAGCGCACCGCCCGGTCGGTCGCCTCCGAGCTGTCCGTGGGGAAGACGCCCGAGCAGCTCGCCCTGGACGCGGACGAGGGGCCGGTCCAGGTCGTCGACGAGCACGGCACGCTGGTCGCCGTCAGCGAGGACCTGGAACGGATCAGCGGCGCGGGCACGCCGGAGGTGAAGGCGCGCCCGTCGACGACGACGGCCCCCGAGGGCGACGAGGACGGCGACGACGACGCGCACGCCGGCGACTCCCTGGAGCCCGGCGAGATCGACGACTCGACCACCTTCACCAACGGCTCCGTGACCGTCGACCAGGACACCGCCGACTACCGCTTCGCCGCCGTGAAGGTGGAGACGGAGCAGCAGGGCACGCTCACCGTCTGGGCCGGCGCGCCCCTGTCCGCCGAACAGGGCGCCGTGCGGACCGCGCTGACCGTCATGCTGATCGGCTTCCCGCTGCTGCTCGCCGTCGTCGCGGCGGTGACCTGGCTGGTCACCCGGCGCGCTCTGCGCCCGGTCGAGGGCATCAGCGGCGAGATGGCCGCGATCACCGCCTCCGAGGACCTCGCGCGCCGCGTGCCGGTACCGGACACCCACGACGAGGTGGCCCGGCTCGCCCGCACCACCAACGAGACGCTGGCCGCCCTGGAGGCCTCCGTGGAGCGGCAGCGCCGGTTCGTCGCCGACGCCTCGCACGAGCTGCGCAGCCCGATCGCGTCCCTGCGCACCCAGCTGGAGGTGGGCGCCGCGCACCCCGAGCTGCTGGACGTGGAGGGTGCCGTCGAGGACACCGTACGGCTTCAGCGGCTCGCCGCCGACCTGCTGCTGCTCGCCCGGCTGGACGCGGGGGACAGGCCCGCCACCGACGCCCGGTTCGACCTCGCCGCGCTGGTGCGGGAGCAGGCCGAGGGGCGGCCCGGGGTGACCGTCCGGGCGCCGGAGGCCGTCCGGACGGCGGGGTCACGCGGGCAGGTGGGACGGCTGCTGACCAACCTGCTGGACAACGCGCGGCGGCACGCCCGCCACACGGTCGCCGTGAGCGTGCGGTGCGAGGGGGAGTGGGCGGTGGCCCAGGTCGCCGACGACGGGGACGGGGTGCCCGAGGAGGACCGGGAACGGATCTTCGAGCGGTTCGTCCGGCTGGACGACGCCCGCAGCCGGGACGACGGGGGTGCCGGGCTCGGACTCGCCATCGCCCGGGACGTCGCCGTACGGCACGGAGGCAGCCTCACGGTCCGGGACGCGCCGGCGGGCGGAGCCCTGTTCGAACTCCGCCTGCCGCTCGCCTAG
- a CDS encoding MarR family transcriptional regulator — METETATRWLTDAEQCAWRTHLEVNRLLTYQLEKDLQPFGLTLNDYEILVNLSESEGVRMRMSDLASATLQSKSRLSHQITRMENADLVRRENCESDRRGLYAVLTEHGMETMKKVAPHHVASVRRHFIDLLSPEALTELDKALKPIAQHLRGHRGRP; from the coding sequence ATGGAGACCGAGACGGCCACGCGCTGGCTGACGGATGCGGAGCAGTGCGCCTGGCGCACCCACCTGGAGGTCAACAGGCTGTTGACGTATCAGCTCGAAAAGGACCTGCAACCGTTCGGCCTGACCCTGAACGACTACGAGATCCTGGTGAATCTCTCCGAGTCGGAGGGCGTACGGATGCGGATGAGCGACCTCGCCTCCGCCACCCTCCAGTCCAAGAGCCGCCTCTCCCACCAGATCACGCGCATGGAGAACGCGGACCTCGTTCGGCGCGAGAACTGCGAGTCGGACCGCCGAGGTCTGTACGCGGTGCTCACCGAGCACGGCATGGAGACGATGAAGAAGGTCGCGCCCCATCATGTGGCGTCCGTGCGAAGGCACTTCATCGATCTGCTGTCCCCCGAGGCCCTCACGGAACTCGACAAGGCCCTGAAGCCCATCGCGCAACACCTGCGCGGGCACCGGGGACGCCCCTGA
- a CDS encoding AIM24 family protein, whose translation MYGAPGGGPTVYDPLTLPSDDNVNNHTFCVELKGSQWFLQKGKMIAYYGSMTFDGIGHGRLDGLVRTSFHSPLHAADWVVAAGSGKMLLADRAFDVNSYDLENGNLTIRSGNLLAFQPTLALKQSIVPGFLTLIGTGKFVAASNGPVVFMEPPIRVDPQALVGWADCPSPCHHYDHGYMTGLMGGLRALTGLGGASGEEHQFEFVGAGTVLLQSSEALMAEQATGAVPQQAGVPGGGGSPAGPSQQPGAPRLPGQLGDLQRRFGL comes from the coding sequence ATGTACGGGGCTCCGGGCGGCGGCCCGACGGTCTACGACCCGTTGACACTGCCGTCCGACGACAACGTCAACAACCACACCTTCTGCGTGGAGCTCAAAGGGAGCCAGTGGTTCCTGCAGAAGGGGAAGATGATCGCCTACTACGGCTCGATGACTTTCGACGGCATCGGACACGGCCGGCTGGACGGTCTGGTGCGTACGTCGTTCCATTCGCCTTTGCACGCCGCCGACTGGGTCGTGGCCGCGGGCTCCGGCAAGATGCTCCTCGCCGACCGGGCCTTCGACGTGAACTCGTACGACCTGGAGAACGGCAACCTGACCATTCGCTCGGGCAACTTGCTTGCTTTTCAGCCAACTCTCGCCCTCAAGCAGTCGATCGTGCCGGGCTTCCTGACCCTCATCGGAACCGGAAAGTTCGTGGCGGCCTCCAACGGTCCGGTGGTGTTCATGGAACCGCCGATCCGGGTGGACCCGCAGGCGCTCGTCGGCTGGGCCGACTGCCCCTCGCCGTGCCATCACTACGACCACGGCTACATGACCGGTCTGATGGGCGGACTACGTGCGCTGACGGGCCTCGGCGGGGCCTCCGGCGAGGAGCACCAGTTCGAGTTCGTCGGGGCCGGCACGGTCCTCCTCCAGTCGTCGGAGGCACTGATGGCCGAGCAGGCCACGGGGGCGGTTCCGCAGCAGGCCGGAGTACCCGGGGGCGGCGGGTCACCCGCGGGCCCCTCACAGCAGCCGGGCGCACCGCGCCTTCCCGGACAGCTGGGAGACCTCCAGCGTCGCTTCGGGCTGTGA